Proteins encoded by one window of Mercenaria mercenaria strain notata chromosome 4, MADL_Memer_1, whole genome shotgun sequence:
- the LOC128556721 gene encoding transcription intermediary factor 1-beta-like — protein sequence MDSVKRKKRCVICQPCQEANTCTRTKADGLCQECKEYMCRTCFHHHLKAKYCRAHVLLDLSEAEHTNTSREDVEKCEKHKNETVRFYCRKHDQVGCGDCMLFDGHGTCHLEYIKDISVNFRNGEEFKHLTEKLETLESDNNSIHINIQKSIKGNNEMNAKLIGYVKTFRKSINSYLDEAQANCLSYANKLHSEKDDLLKKKEAGCQGIVSEIEGHKQKLDSEHNPDRVLFIHSVVVKSKLQLIEDAINKNRFSNEIDNIAFKPCEELCEIVTKSNSFGCFEQVPPRESSISSGIPVNTANRVIVKRTSTTTACKDANLASVKNQNTYQNVKETSGDFWIFVELQSPRQTKAYFVDPCEPISALKARIHHKEGISVDIQRVKLKLAFLGKLLDDTRSIMDYGIQRGNTLNCFWRLDKPSEEATS from the exons ATGGATAGTGTAAAAAGAAAGAAGAGGTGTGTTATCTGCCAACCTTGTCAGGaggcaaatacatgtacaaggaCAAAGGCGGATGGATTATGTCAGGAGTGTAAGGAATATATGTGTCGAACATGTTTCCACCACCATCTAAAGGCAAAATATTGCAGAGCCCATGTCTTGCTTGATTTGTCAGAAGCAGAACATACAAACACAAGCAGGGAAGatgttgaaaaatgtgaaaaacacaaaaacgaaactgtCCGTTTTTACTGCCGGAAACATGACCAAGTAGGCTGTGGCGACTGTATGTTATTCGACGGACACGGTACATGTCATCTTgaatatataaaggatatttcTGTGAACTTTCGAAATGGGGAAGAATTTAAACATCTGACAGAGAAGCTAGAGACTTTAGAGTCAGACAATAATTCTATACACATAAACATTCAGAAGAGTATAAAAGGCAATAATGAGATGAACGCAAAACTAATTGGCTATGTCAAAACATTTCGAAAAAGTATCAATAGTTATTTGGACGAAGCTCAGGCTAATTGCTTATCATATGCAAATAAATTGCATTCGGAAAAAGAcgacttattaaaaaaaaaagaagctggcTGCCAGGGTATTGTTTCAGAAATTGAAGGGCACAAGCAGAAATTAGACAGTGAACATAACCCGGATCGCGTACTGTTCATACATTCAGTTGTAGTTAAATCTAAACTGCAGCTGATCGAAGATGCCATAAACAAAAACaggttttcaaatgaaattgacAATATTGCTTTCAAGCCTTGTGAAGAATTGTGTGAAATCGTAACAAAATCTAACAGTTTTGGATGTTTCGAACAGGTGCCTCCTCGAGAAAGTAGCATCTCCTCAGGCATACCAGTCAACACAGCGAATAGGGTAATAGTGAAGAGAACCAGTACAACTACTGCTTGTAAAGACGCGAATTTGGCATCTGTCAAAAATCAAAACACTTATCAGAATGTCAAAG AAACTTCTGGAGATTTTTGGATCTTCGTCGAACTCCAATCTCCTAGACAAACAAAAGCATATTTTGTTGATCCATGTGAACCTATTTCTGCACTCAAAGCTAGGATTCACCACAAAGAGGGCATATCTGTTGACATCCAAAGGGTGAAATTAAAACTAGCTTTCCTTGGGAAACTACTTGACGACACACGCAGTATTATGGATTATGGTATACAGAGAGGAAATACGTTGAACTGCTTTTGGAGGTTGGATAAGCCATCAGAAGAAGCAACATCGTAA